From one Triplophysa rosa unplaced genomic scaffold, Trosa_1v2 scaffold178_ERROPOS669114, whole genome shotgun sequence genomic stretch:
- the klb gene encoding beta-klotho, with protein MSCFCWSVSLVSVVLWLSLLRTAVGGSHRLWLQTLNDTHVHFQFPRGFLWGVGSSAFPTEGSWDADGKGESVWDRFTHGSRTSMDTADVASDSYVLWDEDVQALQYLGVKFYAFSLSWPRLFPDGNATSEPNRAGVAHYRRLIRMLKDVDVEPVVTLHHWDLPQTLQERFGGWLNPNLVDVFADYARFCFQTFGGDVRYWLTIHNPFLLAVQGYGTGAHAPGVRGERQHPFIAAHNIIRAHAKAWHIYDKHFRCHQRGRVSITLGSHWVEPLHGQTTSANLELCQKSMEAVMGWFAEPIHGSGDYPASLKASNRGVLPEFSPQEKMWIRGSADFFSLAFDSETLRVVRGLARFGQMVTLDLRKVLLWVQQEYRDPDVLLPDSGWFSDQSVGVEDTVAIYLLKRFIKQLLHAVSTDGVKVLGYSAWSLLDGFEWNHGYGMRRGLFYIDFSRRQRHRIPKTSAHFYRQIVNDNAFPDNHTQHMIHAHFPCDFQFGVSDSTLQVHLRPFSPQFTDPHVYRWNYSGDGSLRPVAGVVLHTRGSQCTDFLFIQRHLLLVEAVGASHYRFALDWSELVPSGDVSSVDGEKLRFYRCVLSEVRRRGIQAVVTLYHPSYRSPSLGLPAPLHANSGWRNYSTVEAFVKYATLCFHEFGALVPVWITINEPNRLTEMYGGSAEGRWTVARHTLLAHAKAWHVYRVQFRQRHGANVSLALHADWVEPANPFLESHKVAARHFLWFELGHFLDPLIGGGDPDAHNSRDVGSSLISFTDDEKAELRASLDFIALNHFTTRLVSPQKSQERDCSLMTDLTWTSSPMGQAVVPWGVRRMLSWMKSRYGNSLPVIITASGVDDRAAGDDQLRQSYIRNYLQEALKARELDGVNLRGFYIWKLQDSYDLQFGLFTSAAHHSRPKASVHLYRDIISRRGFPSTSDPRPPCQRTDISTSCRFCAHMTENKPLLFFSVCVSFIIIFIIIICVLRKRKRRLTTQQLHH; from the exons ATGTCGTGTTTCTGCTGGTCCGTGTCACTggtgtctgtggttttgtggttGAGTTTGTTGAGGACAGCAGTCGGTGGATCTCATCGTCTGTGGCTTCAGACGCTCAATGACACTCACGTTCACTTTCAGTTCCCCAGAGGTTTTCTTTGGGGCGTGGGATCTTCTGCATTCCCGACCGAAGGATCCTGGGATGCGGACGGGAAGGGAGAGTCCGTGTGGGATCGCTTTACTCACGGTTCCCGCACGAGCATGGACACGGCAGACGTGGCCAGTGACAGTTACGTTCTGTGGGACGAGGATGTTCAAGCGCTTCAGTATCTGGGTGTGAAGTTCTACGCTTTTTCTCTGTCGTGGCCACGGCTCTTTCCAGATGGCAATGCGACATCAGAACCCAACCGGGCTGGAGTGGCACATTACCGGCGTTTGATCAGAATGTTAAAGGATGTTGACGTGGAGCCCGTGGTGACTCTTCATCACTGGGATTTACCGCAGACGCTGCAGGAGCGGTTCGGAGGCTGGCTGAATCCAAACCTGGTGGATGTTTTTGCAGATTACGCCCGGTTTTGTTTTCAAACGTTTGGTGGAGACGTTCGGTACTGGCTCACGATACACAACCCGTTTCTGCTGGCCGTTCAGGGTTACGGTACAGGAGCTCACGCTCCGGGGgtgagaggagagagacagcATCCCTTCATCGCCGCGCACAACATCATCAGG gCACACGCTAAAGCGTGGCACATTTATGACAAACACTTCAGATGCCATCAGCGCGGTCGAGTCTCCATCACGCTGGGATCTCATTGGGTGGAGCCTCTTCACGGTCAGACCACATCAGCCAATTTGGAGCTCTGTCAGAAATCCATGGAGGCTGTGATGGGCTGGTTCGCAGAGCCCATCCATGGAAGCGGAGATTATCCTGCATCCCTGAAAGCGTCCAACCGCGGCGTTCTGCCAGAGTTCAGTCCGCAGGAGAAGATGTGGATCAGAGGAAGTGCAGATTTCTTCTCTTTAGCTTTTGATTCCGAGACTCTGAGAGTGGTGCGAGGTCTGGCTCGGTTCGGACAGATGGTGACTCTGGACCTGAGGAAAGTTCTGCTGTGGGTTCAGCAGGAGTACAGAGATCCAGACGTTCTGCTGCCTGACAGCGGATGGTTCTCTGATCAAAGTGTGGGAGTCGAGGACACCGTGGCCATTTACCTGCTCAAGAGATTCATCAAACAACTCCTCCACG ctgTTTCTACAGACGGTGTGAAAGTGTTGGGATACTCCGCCTGGAGTCTGTTGGATGGATTTGAATGGAATCACGGTTACGGCATGCGCAGAGGTTTGTTCTACATCGACTTCTCGCGACGGCAGCGACACAGAATCCCAAAGACCAGCGCTCACTTCTACAGGCAGATCGTCAACGACAACGCTTTCCCCGACAACCACACGCAACATATGATCCACGCACACTTCCCGTGTGACTTTCAGTTCGGTGTGTCTGACTCTACACTGCAG GTTCACTTGCGTCCGTTCTCGCCGCAGTTCACCGATCCTCACGTGTACCGCTGGAATTATTCTGGTGACGGATCTCTCAGACCTGTAGCCGGTGTGGTTCTTCACACTCGAGGATCTCAGTGTACGGACTTTCTGTTCATTCAGCGTCACCTGCTCCTCGTGGAGGCCGTGGGGGCGTCACACTACCGGTTCGCTCTGGACTGGTCTGAGCTGGTGCCCAGCGGTGACGTGTCGTCCGTGGACGGTGAGAAGCTGAGGTTCTACAGGTGTGTGTTGAGCGAGGTCAGGAGGAGAGGAATTCAAGCGGTCGTGACGCTGTATCACCCAAGTTACAGGTCACCGTCTCTGGGTCTGCCCGCGCCTCTGCATGCCAACAGCGGCTGGAGAAACTACAGCACCGTCGAAGCCTTCGTCAAGTACGCCACTCTCTGTTTCCATGAGTTTGGGGCACTAGTGCCGGTCTGGATCACCATTAACGAACCCAACCGTCTGACGGAGATGTACGGCGGAAGCGCTGAAGGCAGATGGACGGTGGCGCGACACACGTTACTGGCTCACGCCAAGGCCTGGCACGTTTACCGCGTGCAGTTTCGCCAGCGACATGGAGCCAACGTTAGCCTTGCGCTTCACGCCGATTGGGTGGAACCGGCCAATCCGTTCCTGGAATCTCACAAAGTGGCCGCCCGTCACTTTCTGTGGTTCGAACTGGGACATTTTCTCGATCCTCTGATTGGCGGAGGAGATCCTGATGCGCATAACAGCCGCGACGTCGGATCTTCTCTGATTAGCTTTACGGATGATGAGAAGGCGGAGCTTAGAGCGTCTCTGGATTTCATCGCTCTGAATCACTTCACAACACGTTTAGTGTCACCGCAGAAATCGCAGGAACGCGATTGCTCTCTGATGACTGACCTCACCTGGACGTCCTCACCGATGGGACAGGCCGTCGTACCCTGGGGTGTCCGCAGGATGCTGAGCTGGATGAAGAGTCGCTATGGTAACAGCCTCCCCGTCATCATCACAGCGTCAGGGGTGGATGACCGAGCAGCTGGTGATGATCAGCTGAGACAGAGTTATATCAGGAATTACCTGCAGGAGGCGCTCAAAG CTCGTGAGTTGGATGGTGTGAATCTGAGAGGGTTTTATATTTGGAAACTTCAGGACAGTTATGATCTTCAGTTCGGTCTGTTTACTTCTGCCGCTCATCACTCACGACCCAAAGCTTCTGTTCATCTTTACCGTGACATCATCAGTAGGCGGGGTTTCCCATCCACCAGTGATCCCAGACCCCCGTGTCAGCGAACAGACATCAGCACAAGCTGTCGCTTCTGTGCACACATGACAGAGAACAAACCTCTGCTGTtcttcagtgtgtgtgtctccttcatcatcatcttcatcatcatcatctgtgtGCTGAGGAAGAGAAAGAGGAGACTCACAACTCAACAACTGCATCATTAA